A genomic window from Mycobacterium sp. 050128 includes:
- a CDS encoding HNH endonuclease family protein, with protein MNRKVLLWLSVAALLAVLVAYQTLGSTSARHAEIAARADVPTVAPGTDVLAGIAVAPLRVHHYDYRRSAFGDSWDDDNDAPGGHNGCDTRDDILDRDLVDKTYVAIKRCPNAVATGTLHDPYTNTTIGFQRGAKVGESVQIDHIVPLAYAWDMGAFGWPDPERLRFANDPANLLAVQGQANQDKGDLPPASWMPPNRAFACQYAMQFVAVLRGYQLPVDQASANVLRQAAATCPTGP; from the coding sequence ATTAATCGCAAAGTGCTGCTGTGGTTATCGGTAGCCGCGCTGCTCGCGGTGCTGGTCGCCTACCAGACGCTGGGCTCGACGTCGGCCAGGCACGCGGAGATCGCCGCGCGCGCCGATGTGCCCACCGTGGCGCCGGGCACCGATGTGCTGGCCGGCATTGCCGTGGCACCCCTTCGGGTTCACCACTACGACTACCGCAGGTCGGCCTTCGGCGATTCGTGGGACGACGACAACGACGCCCCGGGCGGGCACAACGGATGTGACACCCGCGACGACATCCTCGACCGCGATCTCGTCGACAAGACCTATGTGGCGATCAAGCGGTGCCCCAACGCCGTCGCCACCGGCACCTTGCACGACCCGTATACCAACACCACCATCGGATTCCAGCGCGGCGCGAAGGTCGGCGAATCGGTGCAGATCGACCACATCGTCCCGCTCGCCTACGCCTGGGACATGGGAGCTTTCGGCTGGCCGGATCCCGAGCGGTTGCGCTTCGCCAACGATCCGGCCAACCTGCTGGCCGTGCAGGGCCAGGCCAATCAGGACAAGGGTGATCTGCCGCCGGCCTCATGGATGCCGCCCAATCGCGCGTTCGCCTGCCAGTACGCGATGCAGTTCGTCGCGGTGCTGCGGGGCTACCAGTTGCCGGTGGATCAGGCGTCGGCGAACGTGCTGCGGCAGGCCGCGGCCACCTGCCCGACGGGACCGTGA
- a CDS encoding DAK2 domain-containing protein produces the protein MGSSDRLLDAPALRDWAHTAVSDLITHIDEINRLNVFPVADSDTGANMLFTMRSALAEASAGISADGSPGCVARVASALSAGALNGARGNSGVILSQILRGIADVTATAAADSGGELPHMDAALLGAALQRGVELVITSMGGQEVPETIVSVLRAAADAVEKCADDGLASAITAAGDAAVVALEKTPEQLDVLADAGAVDAGGRGLLVLLDALRSTVGGQPPARTVYELAPRERQVASAPERPAPQFEVMYRLDGSSPPAANALRDRLMKLGDSVAIAAAPFTNQASYSVHVHTDDAGAAVEAGMVAGRLSRIMISSLSSGAVGLPVGSWTKERAVLAVVDGDGAAELFAGDGAHVLRPAADAGDPATGISAHQLMRAVVDTGAAQVMVLPNGYVAAEELVAGCTAAIGWGIDVVPIPTGSMVQGLAALAVHETDRQAVDDGYTMARAAGGARYGSVRIATESALTWAGRCQPGDGLGIAGDEVLIVAADAPGAAIGLLDLLLASGGDLVTVLVGAGIDDDSVTFVLQEHVHDHHPGTELVTYRTGHRGDALLIGVE, from the coding sequence GTGGGCAGTTCGGATCGGCTGCTCGACGCGCCGGCGCTGCGGGACTGGGCGCACACCGCCGTCAGCGACCTGATCACTCACATCGACGAGATCAATCGTCTCAACGTCTTCCCGGTCGCCGACTCCGACACCGGCGCAAACATGCTGTTCACGATGCGTTCCGCGTTGGCCGAGGCCAGCGCCGGGATCAGCGCCGACGGCAGCCCCGGATGCGTCGCCCGGGTCGCATCCGCCCTGTCCGCGGGTGCGCTCAATGGCGCGCGCGGCAACTCCGGGGTGATCCTGTCGCAGATCCTGCGCGGTATCGCCGACGTCACCGCCACCGCGGCCGCGGACTCCGGCGGTGAACTGCCGCACATGGACGCGGCGCTGCTCGGGGCGGCGCTGCAGCGCGGGGTCGAGCTGGTGATCACCTCGATGGGTGGCCAGGAAGTCCCGGAAACCATCGTCTCGGTGCTGCGGGCGGCCGCCGACGCCGTCGAGAAGTGCGCGGATGACGGGCTGGCCTCGGCGATCACCGCGGCCGGCGACGCCGCCGTCGTCGCGCTGGAAAAGACCCCTGAGCAGCTGGATGTGCTGGCCGACGCCGGTGCCGTGGACGCCGGTGGGCGGGGACTGCTGGTGTTGCTGGATGCGCTGCGCTCGACGGTCGGCGGCCAGCCGCCCGCCCGCACGGTCTACGAGCTGGCACCGCGCGAGCGGCAGGTGGCCAGCGCCCCCGAACGGCCGGCACCGCAGTTCGAGGTGATGTATCGGCTGGACGGCAGCAGTCCGCCGGCGGCCAACGCGCTGCGGGACCGGCTGATGAAATTGGGGGATTCCGTGGCCATCGCCGCCGCGCCGTTCACCAACCAGGCCAGCTACTCGGTGCACGTGCACACCGACGACGCCGGCGCCGCCGTGGAAGCCGGAATGGTGGCCGGACGGCTGAGCCGGATCATGATTTCGTCGCTGAGCTCCGGGGCCGTCGGGCTGCCCGTCGGCAGCTGGACCAAGGAACGAGCCGTGTTGGCGGTCGTCGACGGTGACGGCGCCGCCGAGCTATTCGCCGGCGACGGTGCCCACGTGCTGCGGCCCGCTGCGGACGCGGGCGACCCGGCCACCGGTATCAGCGCTCACCAGCTGATGCGGGCCGTGGTCGACACCGGCGCCGCGCAGGTGATGGTGCTGCCCAACGGCTACGTTGCCGCCGAGGAGCTGGTCGCCGGCTGCACCGCGGCCATCGGCTGGGGCATCGACGTGGTGCCGATACCGACGGGGTCGATGGTGCAGGGGCTGGCCGCGCTGGCCGTGCACGAAACGGATCGGCAGGCGGTCGACGACGGCTACACGATGGCGCGGGCCGCCGGCGGCGCCCGGTACGGGTCGGTGCGTATCGCCACCGAGAGCGCGCTGACCTGGGCGGGCCGCTGTCAGCCCGGCGACGGCCTGGGCATCGCGGGCGACGAGGTGTTGATCGTTGCCGCCGATGCGCCGGGGGCGGCGATCGGCCTGCTCGATCTGCTGTTGGCATCCGGTGGCGACCTGGTGACCGTGTTGGTCGGTGCCGGCATCGACGACGATTCGGTGACGTTCGTCCTGCAAGAGCACGTCCACGACCACCATCCGGGCACCGAGCTGGTGACCTACCGCACCGGCCATCGCGGCGACGCCCTGCTGATCGGCGTCGAGTAG
- the recG gene encoding ATP-dependent DNA helicase RecG: MASRSDRLDYVLGAKAANSLDEVFGIRTVDDLLRHYPRSYTETAARWDASEERPEVGQHITLVDTITDTHSFPMKKNPRRKCLRITVGSGRSKVTATFFNADYLSKDLTEGTRVMLSGEVGYFRNVMQLTHPDFLIVDSPSGRNRGSKSLKTIADTSAALSGEELTSAFDRRFFPIYPASTKLQSWDIYACVRQVLEVLDPVTDPLPAELLAEHDLMSEDAALRAIHLAEDEAERRRARERLTFDEAVGLQWALVARRHGELSQSGPPAPRRSDGLAAELLGRLPFELTAGQRETLDVLSDGLAANRPMNRLLQGEVGSGKTIIAVLAMLQMVDAGYQCALLAPTEVLAAQHLRSINDVLGPLAMAGQLGGADSEGGVATRAALLTGSMSTAQKNQVRREIAGGEVGIVIGTHALLQDVVAFANLGMVVVDEQHRFGVEQRDQLRAKAPAGITPHLLVMTATPIPRTVALTVYGDLETSTLRELPRGRQPITSNVIFVQDKPAWLDRAWERIREEVAAGRQAYVVAPRIDETDESGKEPQDARATETAEGLYARLRSGELANLRLGLMHGRLAADDKDAAMAAFRNGETDVLVCTTVIEVGVDVPNATVMLVMDADRFGISQLHQLRGRIGRGRHPSLCLLATWSSPSSPAGRRLTAVAGTLDGFALSELDLKERREGDVLGRNQSGRAINLRLLSLADHLAYIEAAREFCTRAYEADGENTELASLATQFTDTDRIEYLDKS, encoded by the coding sequence GTGGCGTCGCGCAGCGATCGGCTGGACTACGTGCTGGGCGCCAAGGCGGCGAATTCCCTGGACGAGGTGTTCGGCATCCGGACGGTCGACGACCTGCTGCGCCACTACCCGCGCAGCTATACCGAGACGGCCGCGAGATGGGATGCCTCCGAGGAGCGGCCGGAAGTCGGCCAGCACATCACGCTCGTCGACACGATCACCGATACCCACTCGTTCCCGATGAAGAAGAACCCGCGGCGCAAATGCCTGCGCATCACCGTGGGCTCGGGTCGCAGCAAGGTGACGGCGACGTTCTTCAATGCCGACTACCTCAGCAAGGACCTCACCGAGGGCACCCGGGTGATGCTCTCCGGGGAAGTCGGCTACTTCAGAAACGTCATGCAGCTGACGCACCCGGACTTTCTCATCGTGGATTCGCCGAGCGGACGCAACCGCGGCAGTAAATCGCTGAAGACCATCGCCGACACCTCCGCGGCGTTGAGCGGCGAGGAACTGACGTCGGCATTCGACCGCCGCTTCTTCCCGATCTACCCGGCCAGCACCAAGCTGCAGAGCTGGGACATCTACGCCTGCGTGCGCCAGGTGCTCGAGGTTCTCGATCCGGTGACCGATCCGCTGCCCGCGGAGCTGCTCGCCGAACACGACCTGATGTCTGAAGACGCCGCGCTGCGGGCGATTCACCTCGCCGAGGACGAGGCGGAGCGCCGCCGTGCGCGCGAACGATTGACGTTCGACGAAGCCGTCGGCCTGCAATGGGCGCTGGTTGCACGCCGGCACGGCGAACTGTCGCAATCGGGACCGCCGGCGCCGCGACGGTCAGACGGTTTGGCCGCGGAACTGTTGGGCCGCTTGCCCTTCGAGCTGACGGCCGGACAGCGCGAAACGCTCGACGTGCTGTCCGATGGACTCGCGGCAAATCGCCCGATGAACCGGCTGCTGCAGGGGGAGGTCGGCTCCGGCAAGACGATCATCGCGGTGCTGGCGATGCTGCAGATGGTCGATGCCGGCTACCAGTGCGCACTGCTGGCTCCCACGGAAGTTCTTGCCGCACAACATCTGCGGTCGATCAACGACGTGCTAGGGCCGCTGGCGATGGCCGGCCAGCTGGGCGGGGCCGATAGTGAAGGCGGCGTTGCGACCCGGGCCGCGCTGCTGACCGGATCGATGTCGACCGCGCAGAAGAACCAAGTGCGCCGCGAGATCGCCGGCGGTGAGGTCGGCATCGTCATCGGCACACATGCCCTGCTGCAGGACGTGGTGGCATTCGCCAACCTGGGCATGGTCGTCGTCGACGAGCAACACCGATTCGGCGTCGAACAACGAGATCAGTTGCGCGCCAAGGCGCCTGCGGGCATCACGCCGCACTTACTGGTGATGACGGCGACGCCGATACCGCGTACCGTCGCGCTGACCGTCTACGGCGACCTGGAAACCTCGACGTTGCGCGAGCTGCCGCGCGGCCGCCAGCCCATCACCAGCAACGTCATTTTCGTCCAGGACAAGCCCGCCTGGCTGGACCGCGCCTGGGAACGTATCCGCGAGGAGGTGGCGGCCGGCCGGCAGGCCTACGTGGTGGCGCCGCGCATCGACGAGACCGACGAGTCGGGGAAGGAGCCGCAAGACGCGCGCGCGACGGAGACGGCCGAGGGGCTTTATGCCCGCCTGCGTTCCGGCGAGTTGGCGAATCTGCGGCTGGGGCTGATGCACGGACGCTTGGCCGCCGACGACAAGGACGCGGCCATGGCCGCGTTCCGCAATGGTGAGACCGATGTGCTGGTGTGCACCACCGTCATCGAGGTCGGCGTCGACGTCCCCAATGCCACGGTGATGCTGGTGATGGACGCCGACCGATTCGGGATCAGTCAGCTGCATCAGCTGCGTGGCCGCATCGGCCGCGGCCGGCATCCGAGCCTGTGTCTGCTCGCCACCTGGAGCTCGCCGAGCTCTCCGGCCGGCCGCCGGCTGACTGCGGTCGCCGGGACGCTCGACGGTTTCGCCCTGTCCGAGCTGGATCTCAAGGAGCGCCGGGAAGGAGATGTGCTCGGCCGCAACCAGTCCGGCCGGGCGATCAATTTGCGGTTGCTGTCGCTGGCCGATCACCTGGCCTACATTGAAGCGGCGCGCGAATTCTGCACCCGAGCGTATGAGGCCGACGGTGAGAACACCGAGCTGGCTTCGCTGGCAACACAATTCACCGACACGGACCGCATCGAATACCTGGACAAGTCGTGA
- a CDS encoding aldo/keto reductase produces MTLTGAAGLAVPSITLNDENTMPVLGLGVADLSEDETERAVSAALELGCRLIDTAAAYGNEAAVGRAIAASGIPRAELFVTTKLATADQGLKGAQDACEVSLERLGLDYLDLYLIHWPAAALGKYVDSFGGLLQLRSTGHTRSIGVANFTEEYLEMVIDLVFTTPAVNQIELHPLLNQDDMRKTNAQHNVVTQSYTPLALGKLNDNPTVNSVASEYGKTPSQVMLRWNVQLGNAVVFRSANPEHIATDLDVFDFELAAEHMDAINTLNDGTRLRPDPETYEGA; encoded by the coding sequence ATGACGTTGACTGGCGCTGCGGGCCTCGCCGTACCCTCGATCACTCTCAATGACGAAAACACGATGCCGGTGCTTGGCCTCGGCGTCGCGGACTTGTCGGAGGACGAGACCGAACGTGCGGTCTCGGCGGCGCTGGAGCTCGGCTGCCGGCTGATCGACACCGCCGCGGCTTACGGCAACGAAGCCGCCGTCGGTCGCGCCATTGCCGCCTCCGGGATTCCGCGCGCGGAGTTGTTCGTCACCACCAAACTGGCCACCGCCGACCAGGGTCTCAAGGGCGCGCAGGATGCCTGCGAAGTCAGCCTGGAACGACTGGGCCTCGATTACCTCGACCTGTATCTGATCCATTGGCCGGCTGCCGCGCTCGGCAAGTACGTGGACTCGTTCGGCGGCCTGCTGCAGCTCCGCTCCACCGGCCACACTCGCTCCATCGGTGTCGCCAACTTCACCGAGGAATACCTGGAGATGGTCATCGACCTCGTCTTCACGACGCCGGCGGTGAACCAGATCGAGCTGCACCCGCTGCTCAACCAGGACGACATGCGCAAGACCAATGCGCAGCACAATGTCGTGACGCAGTCCTACACACCGTTGGCCCTGGGCAAGCTGAACGACAACCCGACCGTGAACTCCGTAGCGAGCGAATACGGCAAGACGCCCTCGCAGGTGATGCTGCGGTGGAACGTGCAATTGGGCAACGCGGTGGTCTTCCGCTCGGCAAACCCCGAGCACATCGCAACCGACCTCGACGTGTTCGACTTCGAATTGGCCGCCGAGCACATGGACGCAATCAACACGCTCAATGACGGGACCCGGTTGCGCCCGGACCCAGAGACCTACGAAGGCGCGTAA
- a CDS encoding DsbA family protein produces the protein MADNSKRPPRFDLKASDGKSGRLIQIGGTAFIIVFAVALVFYIVTSHKDKKGGIAGQGDTVRVTSSKVVNQPGTNNPKAVVTFYEDFLCPACGNFERTFGPTVSKLIDSGAIAADYSMVAILDSSKNQNYSSRAGAAALCVADENMDAFRRFHTALYTTGIQPDERGSSFPDNAKLIELAREAGVVGKVPDCINSGKYVSKVSGEASAAGITATPTIKINGENYEPSTPDALVGKIKTIVGDVPGIDAPVAPAAS, from the coding sequence GTGGCCGACAACTCGAAACGTCCCCCCCGATTCGACCTGAAGGCGTCAGACGGGAAGTCCGGCCGGCTCATCCAGATCGGCGGTACCGCGTTCATCATCGTCTTCGCGGTCGCGCTGGTGTTCTACATCGTGACGTCGCATAAGGACAAGAAGGGTGGCATCGCCGGTCAGGGTGACACCGTTCGCGTGACGTCGAGCAAGGTGGTCAACCAGCCCGGGACGAACAACCCCAAGGCTGTCGTGACCTTCTACGAGGACTTCTTGTGCCCCGCGTGCGGCAATTTCGAGCGCACCTTCGGACCGACGGTCTCCAAGCTGATCGATTCCGGTGCCATCGCGGCCGATTACTCGATGGTGGCCATTCTCGACAGCTCCAAGAACCAGAACTATTCGTCGCGGGCGGGGGCGGCGGCGCTGTGCGTCGCCGACGAGAACATGGACGCGTTCCGTCGTTTTCACACCGCGCTGTACACCACCGGGATCCAGCCCGACGAGCGGGGGAGCAGCTTCCCCGACAACGCGAAATTGATCGAACTCGCCCGCGAGGCCGGCGTTGTCGGCAAGGTGCCGGATTGCATCAACAGCGGGAAGTACGTCTCCAAGGTCAGTGGCGAAGCCTCGGCCGCGGGCATCACCGCAACCCCGACGATCAAGATCAACGGTGAGAACTACGAGCCGTCGACACCCGATGCGCTGGTCGGAAAGATCAAGACCATCGTGGGCGACGTTCCGGGTATCGACGCACCAGTCGCCCCTGCGGCTTCGTGA
- a CDS encoding alpha/beta hydrolase: protein MTQSLPGAPDLHPGARRGSTRWADRVQDIVTNVGVKAIPWIPTPAKRLIFGGRSIIIDGNTLDPTLQLALSASRLSGIEGLDVNDDPVASRAQMRQTLLSLPGPQIHVMVDDLTIPGPAGEIGARHYRPAGAGPADLLVFYHGGGWTIGDLDTADALCRLTCRDAGIQVLSIDYRLAPEHPAPAAIDDAYAAFKWAHDHAGELGANPGRVAVGGDSAGGNLAAVVCQLARDEDAPAPLLQWLIYPRTDFTAQNRSLSLFARGFLLTKRDIDWFTAEYLNGTGIDLTDPRVSPAHAQSLSGLAPALIAVAGFDPLRDEGQAYAAALQGAGTPVDLRYMGSLTHGFASLFQLGGASAAATSDLISALRAHLSRA, encoded by the coding sequence ATGACACAGAGTCTGCCAGGCGCGCCGGACCTGCATCCCGGAGCCAGACGCGGATCGACGCGCTGGGCCGATCGCGTGCAGGACATCGTCACCAATGTCGGCGTCAAGGCCATCCCCTGGATCCCGACACCGGCCAAGCGGCTGATATTCGGCGGCCGATCGATCATCATCGACGGCAACACGCTCGATCCCACGCTGCAGCTGGCGCTGTCCGCGTCGCGCCTCTCCGGCATCGAGGGGTTGGACGTCAATGACGACCCAGTGGCGTCGCGGGCGCAGATGCGCCAGACGCTGCTGTCGCTACCCGGTCCCCAAATTCACGTCATGGTCGACGACCTCACGATTCCTGGGCCGGCCGGCGAGATCGGGGCCCGCCACTATCGTCCGGCCGGCGCGGGGCCCGCGGACTTGCTGGTCTTCTACCACGGCGGTGGCTGGACGATCGGAGACCTGGACACCGCCGATGCGCTGTGCCGCCTGACTTGCCGCGACGCCGGGATTCAGGTGCTGTCGATCGACTACCGACTGGCCCCGGAGCATCCGGCGCCGGCCGCGATCGACGACGCTTACGCGGCGTTCAAGTGGGCCCACGACCATGCCGGAGAACTGGGCGCGAACCCGGGACGCGTCGCGGTCGGGGGAGACAGTGCGGGCGGCAACCTGGCCGCCGTCGTATGTCAGTTGGCGCGCGACGAGGATGCCCCGGCGCCGCTGCTGCAGTGGCTGATCTACCCGCGGACCGATTTCACCGCGCAGAATCGCTCGCTGAGCCTGTTCGCGCGCGGCTTCCTGCTGACCAAACGCGATATCGACTGGTTCACCGCGGAGTATCTCAACGGCACCGGCATCGACCTGACGGATCCGCGCGTCTCGCCGGCGCATGCCCAATCATTGTCCGGGTTGGCGCCCGCGCTGATCGCCGTCGCGGGGTTCGACCCGTTGCGCGACGAAGGTCAGGCGTACGCCGCCGCGCTGCAGGGCGCCGGCACCCCCGTGGACCTGCGGTACATGGGCTCGCTGACACACGGATTCGCCAGCCTGTTTCAGCTGGGGGGCGCGAGCGCGGCCGCGACCAGCGATCTGATTTCTGCACTGCGCGCTCACCTGAGCCGGGCCTGA
- a CDS encoding vitamin K epoxide reductase family protein has translation MTVAVSVEPAGQPGDPPSASTRDSSVPTLSAWWVLIAGVIGLASSATLTVEKIDLLLNPSYVPSCNLNPILSCGSVMVTPQASLLGFPNPLLGIVAFTVVLVAGVLAVAKVSIPHWFWVSLEVGLLVGAGFVHWLIFESLYRIGALCPYCMVVWAMTITLLVVVGSIVFRPVLDGTAARLLYQWRWSITALWFTAVFLLIMVRFWDYWSTLL, from the coding sequence GTGACGGTCGCGGTGTCGGTCGAACCCGCCGGGCAACCCGGCGATCCGCCATCGGCTTCGACGCGTGACTCGTCCGTACCGACGCTGAGCGCGTGGTGGGTGCTGATCGCAGGGGTGATCGGGCTGGCCTCGTCGGCGACCCTGACGGTCGAGAAGATCGACCTCCTGCTCAACCCGTCGTATGTGCCGTCGTGCAACCTCAATCCGATCCTGTCGTGCGGTTCGGTGATGGTCACGCCGCAGGCCTCGTTGCTGGGCTTCCCGAACCCGCTGCTGGGCATCGTGGCGTTCACCGTGGTATTGGTTGCCGGCGTGTTGGCGGTGGCGAAAGTGTCGATACCCCACTGGTTTTGGGTTTCACTCGAGGTCGGACTGCTGGTCGGTGCGGGGTTCGTGCACTGGCTGATCTTCGAGAGTCTGTACCGGATCGGGGCGTTGTGCCCCTACTGCATGGTGGTATGGGCGATGACGATCACGTTGCTGGTGGTGGTCGGGTCCATCGTGTTTCGTCCGGTGCTCGACGGCACCGCGGCGCGGTTGCTCTATCAATGGCGATGGTCGATCACCGCGCTATGGTTCACCGCGGTGTTCCTGCTGATCATGGTGCGGTTCTGGGACTATTGGTCGACACTTCTGTAA
- a CDS encoding aldo/keto reductase has translation MSGPLEKNLVTLNDGRAIPAVGFGVFQVPPAETEQAVRAALQAGYRHIDTAAAYRNERETGRAIADSDVPRDQLYVVTKLWNSEQGYDSTLTAFDASMDRLGLDYLDLYLIHWPMPALGKYVETFKAFAHLRDQGRIRSIGVSNFEPEHLMVLIDATGIVPAVNQIELHPRYPQTELRKVHAQRGIATEAWAPLGQGALLTDPTVTAVAEGCGRTPAQVLIRWHIQLGNIVIPKSVNPARIASNFDVFDFNLSADEMATISSLDDGTRLGPDPRTFSFTGR, from the coding sequence ATGTCCGGCCCCCTTGAGAAAAACCTAGTCACGCTCAATGACGGTCGTGCGATCCCCGCCGTCGGGTTCGGAGTCTTCCAGGTCCCTCCGGCAGAGACCGAGCAGGCGGTACGTGCAGCGCTGCAAGCCGGTTACCGGCATATCGACACCGCTGCCGCGTACCGCAATGAACGGGAAACCGGGCGCGCGATCGCCGATTCCGACGTGCCGCGCGATCAACTCTACGTGGTGACCAAGTTGTGGAACTCCGAGCAAGGTTACGACAGCACGTTGACGGCCTTCGACGCCAGCATGGACCGGCTCGGCCTCGACTATCTCGACCTCTACCTCATCCACTGGCCGATGCCGGCGCTGGGAAAGTATGTCGAAACCTTCAAGGCCTTCGCGCACCTGCGCGACCAGGGCCGGATCCGCTCCATCGGAGTCAGCAATTTCGAACCCGAGCATCTGATGGTTCTGATCGATGCCACCGGCATCGTTCCTGCCGTCAATCAGATCGAACTGCATCCTCGTTATCCCCAGACGGAATTACGAAAGGTGCACGCCCAGCGCGGAATCGCGACCGAGGCATGGGCACCGCTGGGACAAGGAGCGCTGCTGACAGATCCGACCGTCACCGCCGTTGCCGAAGGATGTGGGCGGACACCCGCCCAGGTGTTGATCCGATGGCATATCCAGCTCGGTAATATCGTGATCCCCAAGTCAGTAAACCCTGCACGGATTGCGAGTAACTTCGACGTGTTCGATTTCAATCTCAGCGCCGATGAAATGGCGACGATCTCCTCGCTCGACGATGGAACTCGGCTTGGTCCTGATCCACGAACCTTCAGTTTCACAGGTAGGTGA